The Limanda limanda chromosome 14, fLimLim1.1, whole genome shotgun sequence genomic interval cagCAATCAGAACTGGATTAATAGCATGATTGGATGCCGGAGGCTGAACCGAGGAACAGGAGGATAAAAAGAATAACAGAAAATGGAAATCGGCTCCATTATCTGCAGACTGTACTTGAACTGTTGACTGTAATCCGAGCTCGGGTAAAACAGGTGGTTCTGCACACTGAGAGAGAACTCGCACACTTGTCTCATCCTACGCTTGAGAAGCCGAGTGACTACTCATATCAAACTGAAGTGACACCCACATTTCTCTGGCTTTATGGTGAGTTCAAGAATACGATTTTCTTATCCTAACCTGTAGATATTATCCCTCATGTGGACTCTGCCGACTCACAGTTTGCTCTCCGAGGTCTGAGAAAGCTTTATGTTCCCTCGCTTCATTTTCCCTTCATGTCTCAGGGCGACGGAACACATTAATGTGTCTGGTGACCTTTGGCATGCGAGACAGAATCAAAGGGGCCGTTTCACACAAATCAGGTATAGAAATTTTGCACTCAGCTCATCTGTACCGCTTTCTCTCTGAGAACTGTCGGCAGTGACCTTCATGGAATATAGAGAAGGTGAAGGACAGTGTTTTGGAAAGGATGTGTCGCTGCTGAATTTTCTCAGTCTTTCACTGTCGTGAGAATCATAATAAAAGTTCAGTGTCACTCCTTTGAATGTGAACATACAGAAAATGTTCAATACAGCTGAGTTTAATGACCTTATTATGACCTTATTGTGACAATGATTAGCAGATAAAGCTGCTTACATGGGTTTAAGTTATTGGAGTATTGCCTTGTTTGGGTTAAGATGTGaacatgtttaaaacaacaGTGGAACTCAGTCGAGCAGATACTTCCACCAAGGCTGAACAAACATGATTGTCTGGTTCTTACAgtcaaaatataaaagaaaaaaggaagaggtCAAAAAGTGGGGAATGACCTAAGGAAGAACTAATTAAATTtgggtgcagatctggatcagggtaTGGACAATATTTCCgtttatttctcagagaaggTTTAGGGGGCCGATATTTGTTGAGTGTTGAAttcggtgcagatccaaataaagatttaaaaagatgACTGGTTTGTGCTCTATACTGAGTGCCAttataaatgtttgttaaaGAAGGTGAAAATACCGGATGTGTTATTTAAGCCGGTAGGAAATGGGTTCTAACCAAATGTCCCTCCACCAAGCTCTGTAGAAACGGATCAGCAGTCAAATGAAACCAagaaacaaagcaacaaacagacatggtgttggaaattaaataaaaaagtatattttttatttgctggTATTTGACTGAGAGTTACATCAGGTGTTCAATGCTATTTGctcacaataaaaaacaaataaaccaaattgTGTCTCACCACCCGCTTTTCACTTGTCTTAGAATATACTTAACAAACCATCGCCTCTGAAAGAAGAGTAGAAGTGTAAAAGAATGTCTAAGTTTTGAATGTTTACCCTATTATTCAAGGTTTACCCTCTCCGGCCCTCTCTGAACGTCACAGGTTTGATTTATTGTCCAAGGCGTCCTCAGAGGGGACTTGAGAGTAAGTTCAAACCTTATAGTATCGATTCTTTTTCCTGTTGGTACCAGTAATCTCAGCAGGTCCTCGCCGCTCTCCGCTGCATCGTAAGAAGGAAAAGCCTCATTTACTGTCTCCAGTTTCCTCAGGAGCACTCAAGGGCAGTGGACACATGATACGTCTGAGTCTTCAACCTCCGCTTCATCTCTCTTATCATCTGACACACAGCCAGAGGGTAACAGCAGTACACCGTGGTCCAGTCCTCACACACGCTcccctgtggacacacacatgcaccggcgcacacaaaaacacaaacacacacgcagagaggaagcagacgACACAACGCAGCAGGGGACACGTCCGGAGCCGTGAGGTTAATGGGTCGTGAGAAATgagacataaaaacataatcagAAGAATTCACTCATACAACTTGAACAGAACATATGAGTGCGTTTGATAACACAAACACGATCATCTTCTTTTACTTGCAGCTTTaagtttttccctttttctctcaCCTTTAGGGTCTATTCATATAAAAGATGTATTGTGATGTTTTATGAGCTGGAACCACTTTGTGAAATCTCTCTGTTGGTGTCTTTGGGGATCGTTCTTTACTTCCCattgacaaatgtattttttgcatgcacacacccatacacacacacacactcacccttaTCTTGTACCGCTCCCTGATCCCGACTCGCATGGCAAACGTGGATCCCGGTAAGAGaggcgtacacacacactcgccgtaCTGGTGAGCCAAACTCAGGTCTAAACAACATGGCACCAGGGCCCCGAGAACACCTGCGAGcacagacacag includes:
- the plac8l1 gene encoding cornifelin homolog A codes for the protein MEQKTVTDQPGPSLTTHSPSAFGEEDAGGLATGSEANRRSIDAPAATDPILTQPGLGVTTTTITTITQTGGDWSSGLFDICGDTTSCVLGALVPCCLDLSLAHQYGECVCTPLLPGSTFAMRVGIRERYKIRGSVCEDWTTVYCCYPLAVCQMIREMKRRLKTQTYHVSTALECS